One Plasmodium cynomolgi strain B DNA, chromosome 12, whole genome shotgun sequence genomic region harbors:
- a CDS encoding hypothetical protein (putative) translates to MNDQEEEEKKGGGEKSVKKSIDIRFEGDEMDIPVEKAGGEKQDARARGDFHVSRDKNGHVNTNGSTQVNQSISKKNDTNEAKEQLLIFKNYMQREAGKSSEERKEEPSKEKITPLKEHQPSKEPNGSTKEQQASKELNDSNKEQQNGTDEDEFEIPIHRKKRNHRTGFLSEGFFKNKDYEEEEQQEENKRLHILDIFNYHDFPANLFERKKTKTKNKEKKFVIEFVDTYNDDFVKKNINNKLIFESIGVCKGISFLHINKNINVNCLGSKDNNAFYFYKMIPFDKIFSKDTMNKILSSKSSPPKDEDTRQQSNRKGQQAKSDLERAHKNEERTHIYSKERAVKKCFGLLIEQNVYSADQPQDENSSVNKNLENLYFDFPFYRNQISFKPIYYPYKNIPIVSHSFESYFKNIQWEKMNKLRDAQFYYDVKNSFFNFSRDVYLTTKGAIRHFDSPKDFILQTANRMKDINFQMKKICERSYYIVHDSVMRLSKVSKSS, encoded by the exons atgaatgaccaggaagaagaagaaaaaaaaggggggggagaaaaatcaGTAAAAAAGAGCATCGACATTCGTTTTGAAGGAGATGAAATGGACATTCCTGTTGAGAAGGCTggtggggagaagcaagACGCGCGAGCGAGGGGTGATTTCCACGTGAGCAGAGATAAGAACGGACATGTGAACACAAATGGAAGCACCCAGGTAAACCAAAGCATATCGAAAAAGAATGACACAAACGAGGCCAAGGAACAGTTGctaatatttaaaaactaCATGCAAAGGGAGGCAGGAAAGAGCAGCGAAGAGAGGAAAGAAGAACCCAGCAAAGAGAAAATTACCCCCCTAAAGGAACATCAACCCAGTAAAGAGCCAAACGGATCGACGAAGGAACAGCAAGCCAGTAAAGAGCTAAATGACTCGAATAAGGAACAGCAGAATGGCACAGATGAAGACGAGTTCGAAATCCCCATacacaggaaaaaaaggaatcatcGCACTGGTTTTTTAAGTGAaggcttttttaaaaataaagattatgaagaggaggagcagcaggaggaaaacaaaagatTGCACATATTGGACATTTTCAATTATCATGATTTCCCTGCAAATTTatttgagagaaaaaaaacgaaaacaaaaaataaggaaaaaaaatttgtcatCGAGTTTGTAGATACATATAATGacgattttgtaaaaaaaaacattaacaaCAAACTTATATTTGAGTCTATAGGGGTATGTAAAggaatttcctttttgcacataaacaaaaatatcaatGTAAACTGCCTAGGGTCCAAAGACAAcaatgctttttatttttacaaaatgatacCATTCGATAAGATTTTCTCCAAGGATACcatgaacaaaatattaagtAGCAAAAGTTCGCCTCCCAAAGATGAGGATACAAGACAGCAGAGTAATAGGAAAGGACAACAAGCGAAGAGCGATTTGGAGAgagcacacaaaaatgaggaaa GGACGCATATATACTCCAAAGAAAGGGCcgtgaaaaaatgtttcgGGTTGCTAATAGAGCAAAACGTATACTCCGCTGATCAACCCCAGGATGAAAATTCATCAgtcaataaaaatttggaaaatttatACTTtgattttccattttatagAAACCAAATAAGCTTCAAACCTATTTACTATCCGTATAAGAATATCCCCATTGTGAGCCACTCATTTGAgagttattttaaaaatatccagtgggaaaaaatgaacaagttGAGGGATGCTCAGTTTTATTACGACGTAAAAAACagcttcttcaatttttcaagGGACGTTTATTTGACGACCAAGGGGGCCATTAGGCACTTCGATTCGCCCAa GGACTTCATCCTCCAAACCGCCAACCGAATGAAGGACATCAACttccaaatgaagaagattTGCGAAAGGTCGTATTACATAGTGCACGATTCCGTAATGAGACTCAGCAAGGTCTCCAAAAGTtcttaa
- a CDS encoding ATPase (putative) has protein sequence MDSEETINQAVKFAKDAVIEDEKKNYKAALNLYIQSLQYFNFFCKYEKNSNIRDLILKKMEIYMTRAENLKEIISKKENMETKEKVGGGGGSTEESKENMKKQIKEFILNKDKNVKWSDVCGLETAKEILKEAIIFPLKFPKLFNSSALPYKGILLYGPPGTGKTFLALACSNECNMNFFNVSSSDLVSKYQGESEKYIKCLFDTAKEHAPAIIFIDEIDSLCGSRTDGENESTRRIKTEFLINMSGLNNYKNNIIVMGATNTPWSLDSGFRRRFEKRIYIPLPNVYARMKIFEKYINGSENSANGEGPADGKSVNVGGSGSGSPSNIGKEDIKYFATVTENYTGADIDIICRDAIYMPVKKCLLSKFFKQVKRNGKIFYTPCSPGDPDATKVEKNVMSLNENELLLPPLSVQDFKTAISNAKPSLSVDDLKKYEEWTQQYGMNGTFMIFFLFERRLWGFKTFHMSSG, from the exons ATGGACTCGGAGGAAACGATTAACCAAGCTGTTAAATTCGCCAAAGATGCTGTCATAGaggatgaaaagaaaaactacaAAGCTGCCCTGAACTTGTACATACAAAGtttgcaatattttaatttcttctgtaagtatgaaaaaaattcaaacatcagagatttaattttaaaaaaaatggaaatctACATGACGAGGGCGGAGAATTTAAAGGAAATaattagcaaaaaggaaaatatggagacaaaggaaaaggtaggagggggaggaggaagcacagaagaaagtaaagaaaatatgaaaaaacaaatcaaaGAGTTTATTctaaataaagataaaaatgtaaagtgGTCAGATGTTTGCGGATTAGAAACAGCAAAAGAGATACTGAAAGAAgcaattattttccccttgaAATTTCCAAAGCTGTTTAACTCTTCTGCTTTGCCATATAAGGGTATCCTACTATATGGACCTCCAGGGACTGGGAAAACCTTCTTAGCGTTAGCTTGCTCCAATGAATGCaacatgaattttttcaacgTCTCGTCATCCGATTTGGTAAGTAAATATCAAGGAGAAAGTGAAAAGTATATTAAATGCCTATTCGATACAGCCAAAGAACATGCTCCtgctataatttttattgacGAAATTGATTCCTTGTGTGGGTCCAGAACAGACGGAGAGAATGAATCAACTAGGCGGATAAAGACAGAGTTTTTAATAAACATGAGCggtttaaataattacaaaaataatatcatcGTCATGGGGGCGACCAACACCCCGTGGTCCCTAGACAGTGGCTTCAGGCGGAGGTTTGAAAAGAGAATATATATTCCTCTCCCAAATGTGTACGCCAGGATGAAGATATTTGAGAAGTACATAAACGGAAGTGAGAATAGTGCCAACGGTGAAGGTCCAGCGGATGGCAAAAGCGTAAATGTTGGCGGAAGCGGCAGTGGTAGCCCAAGCAACATAGGAAAAGAAGACATTAAATACTTTGCAACTGTAACGGAAAATTACACAGGCGCTGATATCGACATTATATGCAGAGATGCGATTTACATGCCGGTGAAGAAATGCCTCCTCTCGAAGTTTTTTAAGCAAGTAAAGAGGAATGGCAAAATTTTCTATACTCCCTGTTCCCCAGGAGATCCCGACGCAACCAAAGTTGAAAAGAACGTAATGAGtttaaatgaaaacgaaTTACTGTTGCCGCCTCTATCCGTGCAAGATTTCAAAACAGCCATATCCAATGCGAAGCCGTCGCTGTCTGTCGacgatttgaagaaatatgAGGAGTGGACCCAGCAGTATGGAATGAATGGCAC CTTcatgattttctttttattcgaAAGAAGGCTATGGGGTTTTAAAACTTTTCATATGAGTAGCGGTTAA